The following coding sequences lie in one Notolabrus celidotus isolate fNotCel1 chromosome 20, fNotCel1.pri, whole genome shotgun sequence genomic window:
- the ppp1r1b gene encoding protein phosphatase 1 regulatory subunit 1B, whose translation MEPSVSTEVEGEPKERKKIHFAVPASAPTNLDPRQVEMIRRRRPTPATLFRVADQSSPEDDQSTHQWVVGENGVLKPKRVNPNVYQPPSLKAVQKMAEAHMQHLGVYPPLEDPYEVDEDEDNWQRQAGVDTSPTKAAGQQETATSDNSDKFSSVSETANQIPAAQEEEEEGGGQIKETTVENSRGSN comes from the exons ATGGAGCCCTCCGTGTCGACTGAGGTCGAGGGGGAGCccaaggagaggaagaagatccACTTTGCTGTGCCGGCCTCTGCACCCACCAACCTGGACCCTCGACAAGTGGAGATG attcGGCGCAGGAGGCCCACACCTGCCACGCTGTTCAGAGTAGCTGACCAATCATCTCCTGAGGACGATCAGTCCACCCATCAG TGGGTCGTTGGAGAAAATGGAGTGCTCAAACCCAAACGTGTCAATCCAAATGTGTACCAGCCTCCATCACTTAAAG CTGTGCAGAAGATGGCTGAAGCACATATGCAGCACCTAGGTGTCTACCCTCCTTTGGAAGACCCTTATGAGGTGGATGAGGATGAAGACAACTGGCAGAGACAGGCGGGAGTGGACACGTCTCCCACCAAGGCTGCTG GTCAACAAGAGACAGCGACCTCTGACAACTCAGACAAGTTTTCCAGCGTGAGTGAGACGGCCAATCAGATCCCAGCGGcccaggaggaagaggaggaggggggaggccAAATCAAagagacaacagtggagaacagtcggGGGAGTAACTGA